One Desulfosoma sp. genomic window carries:
- a CDS encoding phosphoribosylanthranilate isomerase produces MFIKICGITSPEDAQEAASLDIQAVGLVFYPKSPRYVPEATARDIVRVLPSHILAVGIFVDVPSTAILATAHSLGLHAVQLHGLEPPEDIIHLKAAGLCVIKALFVNRNPSLLDHPRYAPSAFLVECAGTHRPGGNALAWDWGQARGIVHGTPMILAGGLTPENVQGAIRIAEPDGVDVSSGVESQPGRKDPEKMQRFVNAVRRLRPRPMQGGIFA; encoded by the coding sequence ATGTTCATTAAAATCTGCGGGATCACTTCCCCTGAAGACGCCCAAGAGGCCGCATCTTTGGACATTCAGGCGGTGGGGCTCGTCTTTTACCCCAAAAGCCCACGCTACGTGCCTGAAGCCACCGCCCGGGACATCGTGCGCGTACTCCCTTCCCACATCCTGGCCGTCGGTATCTTCGTGGATGTCCCTTCGACAGCCATCCTGGCCACGGCCCATTCCCTGGGGCTTCATGCCGTACAACTGCACGGTCTAGAACCCCCCGAAGACATCATCCATCTCAAAGCTGCAGGACTTTGCGTCATCAAGGCTCTCTTTGTGAATCGAAACCCTTCTCTTCTCGATCACCCTCGCTACGCGCCTTCGGCCTTTCTGGTGGAATGCGCCGGAACTCACCGTCCCGGAGGCAACGCTTTGGCTTGGGACTGGGGTCAAGCCCGAGGCATCGTCCACGGCACACCCATGATTCTTGCCGGAGGCCTCACACCCGAAAATGTTCAGGGAGCCATTCGCATCGCGGAACCTGACGGTGTGGATGTAAGTTCCGGTGTGGAAAGTCAACCTGGCCGAAAGGATCCTGAAAAGATGCAAAGATTCGTCAACGCCGTGCGCCGTTTGCGGCCACGGCCCATGCAAGGAGGCATTTTCGCATGA
- the trpB gene encoding tryptophan synthase subunit beta — protein sequence MNPTIAVTPVQVNPKFEPRHPMPDVRGHFGPYGGRYVAETLMPALLELEAAYMDAQKDPSFHKAFHRLLQDYAGRPTPLFFARRLTAYGGGAKIYLKREDLAHTGAHKINNTLGQVLLAQRMGKTKVIAETGAGQHGVATATAAALFGMECRIFMGTEDVKRQAPNVRRMELLGAQVIPVASGTGTLKDAMNEAMRYWVSAVRDTFYVIGSVAGPHPYPTMVRDFQRVIGDEARRQILEQEGELPKALIACVGGGSNAMGLFYPFLEDPVELIGVEAAGKGLHTGKHAATLGAGSIGVLHGSKSYVLQDAYGQILEAHSISAGLDYPGVGPEHSWLKDSGRARYVSITDSEALEAFRTLSTLEGIIPALESAHAVAHAIKEAARRPSEDILIVNLSGRGDKDLGIVFKDL from the coding sequence ATGAATCCCACAATCGCCGTGACACCCGTTCAGGTTAACCCCAAATTCGAACCCCGACACCCCATGCCGGATGTTCGAGGCCATTTCGGCCCCTACGGAGGCCGCTATGTGGCGGAAACCCTCATGCCGGCCCTACTGGAGCTGGAAGCCGCGTACATGGATGCTCAAAAAGATCCCTCCTTTCACAAAGCCTTTCATCGGCTTTTACAGGATTACGCCGGCCGCCCCACGCCCCTCTTCTTCGCTCGACGTCTCACGGCCTATGGCGGCGGCGCCAAAATTTACCTCAAGCGCGAAGATCTGGCCCATACCGGAGCCCACAAGATCAACAACACGCTGGGTCAGGTCTTGCTGGCGCAACGCATGGGGAAGACAAAGGTCATTGCGGAAACGGGAGCCGGTCAGCATGGGGTGGCCACCGCCACCGCAGCGGCTCTTTTTGGCATGGAATGCCGCATCTTCATGGGTACCGAAGACGTGAAACGCCAAGCCCCCAATGTACGCCGCATGGAACTTCTTGGAGCGCAAGTGATTCCCGTGGCTTCCGGCACGGGGACGCTCAAAGACGCCATGAACGAAGCCATGCGCTATTGGGTGAGTGCCGTTCGAGACACCTTTTATGTCATCGGGTCCGTGGCGGGACCTCACCCCTACCCCACCATGGTTCGGGATTTTCAGCGCGTGATAGGCGATGAAGCCCGTCGTCAGATTCTGGAACAGGAGGGCGAGCTGCCCAAGGCTCTTATCGCATGTGTGGGAGGCGGCAGCAATGCTATGGGCCTTTTTTACCCCTTTCTGGAAGATCCTGTGGAACTGATCGGCGTAGAAGCGGCCGGAAAAGGTCTTCATACGGGAAAACACGCCGCAACTTTGGGAGCGGGATCCATAGGAGTTTTGCACGGATCCAAATCCTATGTGCTTCAAGACGCTTACGGACAGATCCTTGAAGCCCATTCCATCTCGGCCGGTTTGGACTATCCGGGTGTTGGTCCGGAACATTCCTGGTTAAAAGACAGCGGCCGAGCACGCTATGTTTCCATCACCGATTCGGAAGCTCTTGAAGCCTTTCGCACCTTGTCCACTCTGGAAGGGATCATTCCCGCGCTGGAAAGTGCCCATGCCGTCGCGCATGCCATAAAGGAAGCGGCCCGAAGACCCTCCGAAGATATTCTCATCGTCAATCTTTCGGGTCGCGGCGACAAGGACCTGGGTATCGTCTTCAAGGATCTTTAG
- the trpA gene encoding tryptophan synthase subunit alpha, translated as MSRLQHTFETLKEKGEGALVGFVTAGDPNPETSMSLLRAMIDGGVDILELGVPFSDPTADGPVIQRSSARALAQGMTLEKTLQMCRALREWTDIPVVIFSYYNPILAMGNARFYEESLRCGADAVLVVDLPPEESRELLDQWAGNRLDFIRLVAPTTPTKRMAAIAREASGFLYLVSMTGVTGSSGLDLSEVAATAGRLKQVTSLPVCVGFGISQPEHVTAVCRMAEGAVVGSAFERLIEENLEATDLAERIGRYARSLKAATRK; from the coding sequence ATGAGCCGATTGCAACACACCTTTGAAACACTCAAGGAAAAAGGCGAAGGCGCTCTGGTGGGTTTTGTCACGGCAGGGGATCCCAACCCGGAAACTTCCATGAGCCTTCTTCGAGCCATGATCGACGGAGGGGTGGATATTCTCGAGCTGGGTGTCCCCTTTTCGGATCCTACAGCCGACGGCCCTGTGATTCAGCGCTCTTCGGCAAGGGCGCTGGCTCAAGGCATGACCTTGGAAAAAACCCTTCAAATGTGCCGAGCATTACGGGAATGGACCGATATTCCCGTTGTGATTTTCAGCTACTATAATCCCATTCTGGCGATGGGAAATGCTCGGTTTTATGAGGAAAGTCTTAGGTGCGGAGCCGACGCTGTCCTTGTGGTGGACCTGCCCCCTGAAGAATCCCGAGAACTTCTGGACCAATGGGCCGGAAACCGGTTGGATTTCATTCGGCTCGTGGCCCCGACCACACCCACTAAACGCATGGCGGCCATCGCCCGTGAAGCTTCCGGGTTTCTTTACCTTGTGTCCATGACCGGGGTGACGGGAAGCTCAGGGTTGGATCTTTCAGAAGTGGCCGCAACCGCCGGGCGTTTGAAACAGGTGACTTCCCTTCCGGTCTGTGTGGGCTTCGGCATTTCTCAACCGGAACATGTAACGGCCGTCTGCCGCATGGCCGAAGGGGCTGTGGTAGGAAGCGCTTTTGAGCGGCTTATCGAAGAAAACCTGGAAGCCACGGACCTTGCCGAACGCATCGGCCGCTATGCCCGGTCCCTCAAGGCCGCCACCCGCAAGTAG
- a CDS encoding GtrA family protein, whose protein sequence is MGSKKSAIGTARRVVAKEIPYFSRYILVGVLNTVLGYGIIFGLMACSFNPYLSNALGYMIGISFSYVLNKRFSFRSSAPDRIAFPLFLASLGTAYLANLAVLFSLLKFLAVNPYVAQIVAGGVYTLVGFLGSRYLAFTALQSRS, encoded by the coding sequence ATGGGGTCGAAAAAGAGCGCCATTGGCACGGCACGGCGTGTGGTCGCTAAGGAAATTCCCTATTTTTCTAGATACATTTTGGTAGGCGTGTTAAATACGGTCCTAGGCTATGGAATCATCTTCGGCCTCATGGCCTGCAGCTTCAACCCGTATCTCAGCAATGCCCTAGGTTACATGATTGGGATTTCCTTCTCCTATGTTCTTAATAAACGTTTCAGCTTTCGATCCTCGGCTCCCGACCGCATCGCCTTTCCCCTTTTTCTGGCTTCCCTCGGGACCGCCTATCTAGCCAATCTCGCCGTCCTCTTTTCGCTCCTGAAATTTCTCGCCGTAAATCCTTATGTGGCTCAGATTGTCGCCGGCGGCGTATACACCCTCGTGGGTTTCCTCGGCAGCCGCTATCTCGCTTTCACCGCGCTCCAATCTCGATCATAA
- the glnA gene encoding type I glutamate--ammonia ligase, which yields MTPQEVMAFAKEHNAQMVDFRFLDFPGIWQHFTVPISEFDESSFEDGFGFDGSSIRGWQPINASDMLVIPDPDTAVMDPFFQVPTLTLICNIVDPVTKERYTRDPRYIAHKAESYLKFTGIGDTAYFGPEAEFFIFDDIRYASAAHYSYYFIDSEEGIWNSGREENPNLGYKPRHKEGYFPVPPTDTQQDIRTEMVLMMQQVGIQVECQHHEVATAGQAEIDMRFAPLVKMGDQLMWFKYIIKNVARKHKKTVTFMPKPLFGDNGSGMHTHLSIWKEGKPLFAGDRYAGLSEMALHAIGGVLRHAAALCAFTNPTTNSYKRLVPGYEAPVNLAYSSRNRSASIRIPMYSPSPKAKRIEIRFPDPSCNGYLAFSALLMAALDGIENRIDPGEPLDKDIYALSPEELANVPSTPGSLEEALKALEQDHDFLLKGDVFTEDVIAKWLDYKRSNEVDPVRLRPHPYEFMLYFDI from the coding sequence ATGACCCCTCAGGAAGTGATGGCTTTTGCCAAGGAACACAACGCTCAAATGGTGGATTTTCGCTTTTTGGATTTTCCGGGTATCTGGCAGCATTTTACGGTGCCCATCAGCGAATTTGACGAATCATCCTTTGAAGACGGTTTCGGATTTGACGGATCCAGCATTCGTGGCTGGCAGCCTATCAATGCCAGTGACATGTTGGTGATTCCGGATCCCGACACGGCCGTCATGGATCCTTTCTTTCAGGTACCTACCCTCACGCTCATCTGTAACATCGTGGATCCCGTGACCAAGGAACGTTACACTCGGGATCCTCGCTACATCGCCCACAAGGCGGAATCGTACCTCAAGTTCACAGGCATCGGGGATACGGCCTATTTCGGTCCGGAAGCGGAATTTTTTATCTTCGACGACATTCGCTACGCCTCGGCGGCCCATTACAGCTACTACTTCATCGATTCCGAAGAAGGCATTTGGAACAGCGGTCGGGAAGAAAACCCGAACCTGGGCTACAAGCCGCGTCATAAGGAAGGCTATTTCCCTGTGCCACCTACCGACACCCAGCAGGACATTCGTACGGAAATGGTGCTCATGATGCAGCAGGTGGGCATTCAGGTGGAATGTCAGCATCATGAAGTGGCCACGGCGGGTCAGGCGGAAATCGACATGCGCTTTGCACCGCTTGTCAAGATGGGTGACCAGCTCATGTGGTTCAAGTACATCATCAAGAACGTGGCTCGAAAACACAAGAAAACGGTGACCTTCATGCCCAAGCCACTCTTCGGCGACAACGGCTCGGGTATGCACACGCATCTAAGCATCTGGAAAGAAGGTAAACCTTTGTTTGCCGGGGACCGCTACGCGGGGCTCAGTGAAATGGCCTTGCATGCCATCGGGGGTGTGCTGCGTCATGCGGCGGCTCTGTGTGCCTTTACCAATCCCACCACCAATTCCTACAAGAGGCTTGTGCCCGGCTATGAAGCGCCGGTGAATCTGGCCTATTCCAGCCGAAATCGCAGCGCCTCCATTCGTATTCCCATGTATTCGCCGTCACCCAAGGCGAAACGCATCGAAATTCGCTTCCCCGATCCCTCCTGCAACGGGTATCTGGCTTTCAGCGCCCTGCTCATGGCCGCTTTGGACGGCATTGAAAACCGCATCGATCCTGGAGAACCTCTGGACAAAGACATCTATGCTCTGAGTCCTGAGGAACTGGCCAATGTGCCGTCTACGCCGGGATCTTTGGAAGAAGCCCTCAAGGCTTTGGAACAGGATCACGACTTTCTGCTCAAAGGCGATGTGTTCACGGAAGATGTCATCGCCAAGTGGCTGGATTACAAACGTTCCAACGAAGTGGACCCCGTTCGGCTGCGCCCGCACCCTTACGAGTTTATGCTCTACTTCGACATCTAA
- the glnD gene encoding [protein-PII] uridylyltransferase: MDCSNLIQLRKDFQEACARDVPGVMAARTYATRVLEELRRLIGASSEAEKDGWCAAAVGGFGRGQLSFFSDLDLVFLHQKRLPSGLEAWIRHIIPSLWDAGFEVGHMVTSPKGLKKLMAQDFSVQTTYVEAAPAGGDAEFYRRWRKDFLGDFSRSKRARFLENLRQYRKARYSRYGESSYLLEPHLKEGVGSLRDIHTIRWVGVIFLGTPLVSALQEAGWLSAEEALWLEQAEDFLWRVRLQLHRLSGKRQDRLLMTDQEILAKRLGFLDGTAGSAVEAFMHLYYRHTARIRRIVGFLLDRLTHETQKPQRFRTHRKTVLPGPFLLEDNHLSFLEPERIRERPEWLMTLFWEAAKRGAHFHHQTGRLVRENLSAVTDAVRRDPTVVEKFFDILLHPVHAFSVLRVMMETGFLETFIPELASVRYRVQHDVYHLYTVDEHLLRTVREMHRLEQGLSSLEPQLDCRHLFHELPHQRVLYLAALLHDVGKGQGKNHSVRGAEMSRTIADRLGLQAEEKNLLEFLIRHHLLLPDTALKRDLSDEKPIVRCAMQIGSRAKLRLLYLLAVADSRATGPGAWNTWRASLMEELYAKVDRVLLRGEWLPEDVTQRVDALQEHVLALCEPAQRAGVERWLESLSLRYLLSQTPYDMLRHYAMENEVPEKILVLEARPLEGELWQVTTACRDRPGLFATISGVLWLHGLNILSADIYTRSSGIALDILIVEDVPDPLHPEESWRRVQEDLTRCVQDPAALTALKERYRPPIPRKAVLGPRKPDRVVLDESASDFYTVIEVYTWDRPGVLHAVTQTLYELGLTIQLAKISTPGAQVVDVFYVTDLEGAKIQDPETHGLIEERLLACLQSWDVPHSKGRG; the protein is encoded by the coding sequence ATGGACTGCTCAAATCTAATACAACTTCGAAAAGATTTTCAAGAAGCCTGTGCCCGTGATGTTCCGGGTGTCATGGCGGCCAGGACCTACGCGACAAGGGTTCTGGAAGAACTTCGCCGCCTTATAGGCGCCTCAAGCGAAGCCGAAAAGGACGGCTGGTGCGCGGCGGCGGTAGGGGGATTCGGTCGAGGCCAGCTTAGTTTTTTTTCCGACCTGGACCTCGTCTTTCTTCATCAGAAACGCCTGCCTTCGGGCTTGGAAGCCTGGATTCGTCATATCATTCCAAGCCTTTGGGATGCCGGCTTTGAAGTGGGCCATATGGTCACCTCCCCCAAGGGCCTGAAAAAACTCATGGCCCAAGATTTCAGTGTTCAGACCACCTACGTGGAAGCTGCTCCGGCCGGAGGAGATGCCGAGTTTTACCGACGATGGCGTAAGGATTTTCTCGGGGATTTTTCCAGATCCAAGCGGGCTCGATTTCTGGAAAACCTTCGTCAGTATCGAAAGGCTCGGTACAGCCGTTACGGAGAAAGCAGTTATCTTCTGGAACCGCACTTGAAGGAAGGTGTGGGAAGCTTGCGGGACATTCACACCATTCGCTGGGTGGGAGTCATCTTTTTGGGGACCCCTTTGGTGTCCGCCCTTCAGGAGGCAGGGTGGCTGTCCGCGGAAGAAGCCCTGTGGCTGGAACAGGCGGAAGATTTTCTGTGGCGTGTTCGCCTTCAACTGCATCGTCTCAGCGGCAAGCGCCAAGATCGGCTTCTTATGACGGATCAGGAAATTCTCGCCAAGCGTCTGGGTTTTCTGGACGGAACGGCAGGCAGTGCCGTTGAAGCTTTCATGCACCTTTATTATCGTCACACGGCCCGTATTCGCCGAATCGTCGGGTTTCTTTTGGATCGCCTCACCCACGAAACCCAAAAGCCTCAACGCTTCAGAACCCATCGAAAAACCGTGCTGCCCGGCCCGTTTCTTTTGGAAGACAACCACTTATCCTTTCTGGAACCGGAACGGATTCGAGAAAGGCCGGAATGGCTCATGACCCTCTTTTGGGAAGCCGCCAAAAGAGGTGCCCATTTCCATCATCAAACGGGGCGCCTTGTACGGGAAAATCTTTCCGCCGTCACTGACGCCGTGCGCCGTGACCCGACGGTGGTGGAAAAGTTCTTTGATATACTGTTGCATCCCGTCCATGCCTTTTCGGTCCTGCGGGTCATGATGGAAACGGGTTTTCTTGAGACCTTCATCCCGGAACTGGCATCGGTGCGCTATCGAGTTCAGCACGATGTTTACCACCTTTACACCGTGGATGAACATTTGCTGCGCACGGTGCGGGAAATGCACCGACTGGAACAGGGCCTTTCTTCCTTGGAACCTCAGCTGGACTGCCGGCACCTGTTTCATGAGCTTCCACATCAGCGTGTGCTGTACCTGGCTGCTCTTTTGCACGATGTGGGGAAAGGGCAGGGGAAGAACCATTCGGTGCGTGGCGCCGAAATGAGCCGAACCATTGCGGATCGTCTGGGACTTCAGGCGGAAGAAAAAAACCTGCTGGAATTCCTCATTCGCCATCATCTGCTGCTTCCGGACACGGCCCTCAAGCGTGACCTGAGCGATGAAAAACCCATCGTGCGTTGTGCCATGCAGATCGGCAGCCGCGCGAAACTTAGACTGCTTTATCTTTTGGCCGTGGCCGATTCCCGGGCTACGGGACCCGGAGCGTGGAACACCTGGCGAGCCTCCCTCATGGAAGAGCTTTATGCCAAAGTGGACCGTGTCCTTCTGCGCGGTGAATGGCTGCCGGAAGATGTGACACAAAGGGTGGATGCACTGCAGGAGCACGTTCTGGCCTTGTGCGAGCCGGCCCAACGAGCTGGCGTGGAGCGCTGGTTGGAAAGTCTCTCCCTTCGATATCTTCTGTCCCAGACGCCTTACGATATGCTGCGCCATTACGCCATGGAAAATGAGGTGCCCGAAAAGATTCTTGTGCTGGAGGCCCGCCCGCTGGAGGGGGAACTCTGGCAGGTGACCACGGCATGCCGGGATCGGCCCGGCTTGTTCGCGACCATCTCAGGCGTGCTCTGGCTGCACGGCCTCAACATTCTTTCGGCGGACATTTACACACGATCCTCCGGGATCGCTCTGGACATACTCATCGTCGAAGATGTGCCGGACCCTTTGCATCCTGAAGAAAGCTGGCGTCGTGTGCAAGAAGATCTCACACGCTGTGTGCAGGATCCCGCGGCTCTCACGGCTCTCAAGGAACGGTATCGCCCCCCGATTCCTCGAAAAGCCGTCCTGGGGCCGAGAAAACCCGACCGAGTCGTTTTGGACGAAAGTGCTTCCGATTTCTACACGGTCATTGAAGTTTACACTTGGGATCGTCCGGGCGTGCTGCACGCCGTCACACAGACCCTTTATGAACTGGGCTTGACCATTCAGCTTGCCAAGATTTCCACACCCGGAGCTCAGGTGGTGGACGTCTTTTACGTCACGGACCTGGAAGGAGCCAAGATTCAGGATCCCGAAACGCACGGCCTGATCGAAGAACGCCTGCTGGCCTGTCTACAATCCTGGGATGTTCCCCATTCCAAAGGTCGAGGATGA
- a CDS encoding P-II family nitrogen regulator produces MKKVEAIIKPFKLDDVKERLTELGIKGMTVTEVRGFGRQKGHTEIYRGAEYVVDFIPKLKIEVVVGDDQLDEVLDAIQASARTGKIGDGKIFVIPVEECLRIRTGERGEQAV; encoded by the coding sequence ATGAAGAAAGTGGAAGCGATAATCAAGCCGTTCAAGCTGGATGATGTGAAGGAACGTCTCACGGAACTGGGCATCAAGGGCATGACGGTCACGGAAGTGCGAGGATTCGGCCGCCAAAAGGGTCATACGGAAATCTATCGAGGCGCCGAATACGTGGTGGACTTCATTCCCAAACTCAAGATCGAAGTGGTGGTCGGTGACGATCAACTGGACGAAGTGCTGGACGCCATTCAAGCATCGGCTCGCACGGGAAAAATCGGAGATGGCAAGATTTTTGTAATACCCGTGGAAGAATGCCTGCGTATTCGAACGGGGGAACGCGGTGAACAGGCGGTGTGA
- a CDS encoding sigma 54-interacting transcriptional regulator: MSEKYSLKELVVLHHVARILARPDDIKEQFQGVLAVLSEELGMQRGMISILDHKTGEAWLDVALGLDVSAGSIVYRPGEGITGKVAQTGRPMAIADLGEEAHFLDRTGARKKLDRKELAFLCVPIFHQGRVVGVLSADKLSRDVEDLSREVELLEAVAELLGRTVHFRAVEEENRKLRSILAEAHRPKTQILGRSKEIRDVLRLIDQVADTNTTVLIHGETGTGKELVAKAIHDNSSRASGPMVRVNCAAMPDTLLESELFGHEKGAFTGAVARRKGRFEEAQGGTIFLDEVGELSPVAQAKLLRVLQEREFQPLGASRVVKVDVRVVAATNKDLEQETAHGRFRSDLYYRLNVFPIFLPPLRDRGPDILLLADYFVQKYAQILGKTVNRISTPAIDLLMAYHWPGNVRELENCIERAVVLATGDAIEARHLPPTLQMKPMELQRQSRGKLEALVGAFERDILVEALKDARGNQAQAARLLGTTKRIVQYKIRKYGIDPRRFLDRTRTVLEAPLD; this comes from the coding sequence ATGAGCGAAAAATATAGTCTTAAAGAGCTTGTCGTGTTGCATCATGTGGCCCGCATCTTGGCTCGCCCTGATGACATCAAGGAACAGTTTCAGGGTGTTTTGGCGGTCCTCAGCGAAGAACTGGGCATGCAACGTGGCATGATTTCCATTCTGGACCACAAGACCGGAGAAGCCTGGTTGGATGTGGCTCTCGGTCTCGATGTGAGCGCAGGGAGCATCGTTTACCGGCCTGGGGAAGGCATCACGGGCAAGGTGGCTCAGACGGGACGGCCCATGGCCATTGCCGATCTCGGGGAAGAAGCCCATTTTTTGGACCGCACCGGAGCCCGAAAGAAACTCGACCGCAAAGAACTGGCCTTTTTATGCGTGCCCATTTTTCACCAAGGACGAGTGGTAGGTGTTCTTTCCGCAGACAAGCTGAGCCGGGACGTGGAGGATCTGAGTCGGGAAGTGGAGCTGCTGGAGGCGGTGGCGGAGCTGCTGGGAAGAACGGTTCATTTTCGAGCGGTGGAAGAAGAAAACCGTAAACTTCGCAGCATACTCGCCGAAGCGCACCGTCCCAAAACACAAATTCTTGGACGTTCCAAGGAAATTCGGGATGTGCTTCGCCTCATCGATCAGGTGGCCGACACCAACACCACCGTGCTCATTCACGGCGAAACAGGCACGGGCAAGGAACTGGTGGCTAAAGCCATTCACGACAACAGCTCTCGAGCTTCCGGGCCGATGGTGCGGGTTAACTGCGCCGCCATGCCGGACACGCTTCTGGAAAGTGAACTGTTCGGCCACGAAAAAGGAGCTTTCACGGGAGCTGTGGCTCGTCGCAAGGGCCGTTTTGAAGAGGCGCAAGGGGGCACGATCTTTTTAGATGAAGTGGGGGAGCTGTCCCCCGTAGCCCAGGCGAAACTGCTGCGGGTGCTTCAGGAAAGGGAATTTCAGCCCCTGGGGGCCTCACGAGTGGTCAAGGTGGATGTGCGTGTGGTGGCCGCCACCAACAAGGATCTGGAACAGGAGACGGCTCACGGGCGGTTTCGTTCGGACCTGTATTACAGGCTAAATGTTTTCCCCATCTTTCTTCCTCCCTTGCGGGATCGAGGGCCCGACATTTTGCTTCTGGCCGATTACTTTGTCCAAAAATATGCCCAAATCTTGGGAAAGACCGTCAACCGCATTTCCACTCCGGCCATTGACCTTCTCATGGCCTATCACTGGCCCGGGAACGTGCGTGAGCTGGAAAACTGCATCGAACGTGCCGTCGTGCTGGCCACCGGGGATGCCATTGAAGCGAGGCATCTGCCACCCACGCTGCAAATGAAACCTATGGAACTGCAAAGACAGTCTCGAGGAAAACTGGAAGCTCTTGTGGGAGCCTTTGAACGGGACATTCTTGTGGAAGCCTTAAAGGACGCTCGAGGCAACCAAGCACAGGCGGCTCGACTATTGGGCACCACAAAGCGTATCGTTCAATACAAAATTCGAAAATACGGGATCGACCCCCGCCGCTTCCTGGACCGAACCCGTACAGTTCTCGAAGCACCTTTGGACTGA
- a CDS encoding DUF4301 family protein, translating into MDLTIFTEADLKQMQELGISRWEVERQLALFEKRKITLELHRPCTLGDGIVGLDSQMAQLCEEAYKKALKKGRFLKFVPASGAATRMFQDLFAVLDRKPVPNLATLAEQAASGDTSAQRVCNFFRHVRRFPFYEAWCQAMAKLGADLDEDLRAGKIDRALQVLLTSKGLDLGRLPKALIPFHRYEDGPRTALEEHLAEAVGYVRMPNGLCPVHFTVSPEHEERFLEHIARVRPRHEALWDCSFQITLSKQSSATDTIAVDENNRPFRDAAGRLVFRPAGHGALLENLNRLKGDLIFIKNIDNVVPDHLKGEIWRWKKILGGFAILIQERIHRHMKALRQKLSSETVEQARRFIQTTFWGSTCAIGGALVAQRDLLLHVLNRPIRVCGMVRNVGEPGGGPFWAWDREGRLTCQIVEKAQVDMTDPRQKAIWERATHFNPVDLVCAVRDVDGNPYDLMRYRDPDAVIITQKSLNGRPLRALELPGLWNGSMAMWNTIFVEVPSQTFNPVKTVLDLLRPEHQAKESVNE; encoded by the coding sequence ATGGACTTAACGATCTTTACCGAAGCGGATCTGAAGCAAATGCAAGAGTTGGGCATTTCCCGCTGGGAAGTGGAACGCCAGTTGGCCCTTTTCGAAAAGAGAAAAATCACCTTGGAACTGCACAGACCATGCACCCTTGGCGACGGTATTGTCGGCCTAGACTCGCAGATGGCCCAACTATGTGAAGAAGCCTACAAGAAGGCCCTTAAAAAGGGGCGCTTTCTTAAGTTCGTGCCGGCTTCCGGGGCGGCGACCCGCATGTTTCAGGATCTTTTCGCCGTGCTTGATCGAAAACCGGTCCCCAATCTTGCCACCCTCGCGGAACAAGCGGCCTCGGGGGACACATCGGCGCAAAGGGTCTGCAATTTTTTTAGGCATGTCCGTCGGTTCCCCTTTTATGAAGCTTGGTGCCAGGCCATGGCGAAGTTGGGAGCGGACCTGGATGAGGATCTGCGTGCCGGAAAAATCGATAGAGCCCTTCAGGTGCTGCTCACGTCCAAAGGTTTGGATCTGGGACGCCTACCGAAGGCGCTCATCCCCTTCCATCGTTATGAGGATGGACCTCGCACAGCCCTGGAAGAACACCTGGCGGAAGCCGTGGGCTACGTGCGTATGCCGAACGGATTGTGCCCTGTGCATTTCACCGTGAGCCCCGAGCATGAAGAGCGATTTCTGGAACACATCGCCCGGGTGCGTCCGCGTCACGAAGCTCTTTGGGATTGTTCTTTTCAGATCACTTTATCCAAACAAAGTTCGGCGACGGATACCATCGCCGTGGATGAAAACAACCGCCCGTTTCGAGACGCCGCAGGTCGACTGGTGTTTCGGCCTGCTGGACACGGAGCCCTGCTTGAAAACTTGAACCGGCTTAAAGGCGACCTCATTTTTATCAAAAACATCGACAACGTGGTTCCGGATCACCTCAAAGGCGAAATATGGCGATGGAAAAAAATCTTGGGTGGGTTTGCCATTCTGATTCAGGAACGGATTCATCGGCATATGAAGGCGCTTCGACAAAAGTTGTCGTCGGAAACGGTGGAACAGGCTCGACGCTTTATCCAAACCACTTTTTGGGGAAGCACGTGCGCCATTGGAGGTGCTTTAGTGGCGCAAAGGGATTTGCTTCTTCACGTGTTGAACCGGCCCATTCGAGTCTGCGGCATGGTGCGTAACGTGGGGGAACCCGGCGGTGGTCCTTTTTGGGCTTGGGACCGTGAAGGACGCCTCACATGTCAGATTGTGGAAAAAGCCCAAGTGGACATGACCGATCCACGGCAGAAGGCTATATGGGAACGAGCGACCCATTTCAATCCCGTGGATTTGGTCTGCGCCGTAAGGGATGTGGACGGGAACCCTTATGACCTGATGCGATATCGAGATCCTGACGCGGTGATCATCACCCAAAAATCTCTCAACGGACGGCCTCTCAGAGCCCTGGAACTTCCCGGCCTGTGGAACGGTTCCATGGCTATGTGGAATACCATTTTCGTGGAAGTTCCATCACAAACCTTTAACCCCGTCAAGACGGTCCTGGATTTGTTACGGCCGGAACATCAGGCCAAGGAAAGCGTCAATGAATAA